Part of the Triplophysa rosa linkage group LG21, Trosa_1v2, whole genome shotgun sequence genome is shown below.
tcactcaaaaatgaaaattctgtcatcatttgctcaccctcatgtcattatcATTACCAAATCTGTATGGATATCTTTCTTCTcaagacaacacaaaagaagatattttgaagaacgtatgtaaccaaacaacattggcccgcCCTATTGacttatatggacacaaaatcacaaagacatttcttaaaatatcttcttttgcctTTCACAGAAGTAGGGTCACACGGgagagtaaacgatgacagaaattttatttttgggtgaattaattAATAGCAATGAATAGCTAGTGATCAATAGCAAGCTTTTAGAGACATAATGGGCAATACAATAGGCTACTTATCAATTATAGGCATaaaagttattttgtatatgaCATAACAGTTATGGGTTTTAGGCATCAATTGAGTTACATTTAATCAATGTTTGGTCCttagttaaaataaataaatacagcttTGCCAAAAATAACATTATCAAATTAGCCTAAAAAGAATGACTTGAATAACAGACAAATGCTGGTCATTGTAGCTTATTTCATGGGCAATTCCTAAATGTGCCAAAACTTTTACATATTTTGAGCTGCGTTCCCGCTGCAAATATTGCTGTTTAACCtttcagttcatttttaaagatcaCAAAAAAGTTGTCCaacgaattaatacgtttattTAGTCTATTTATTAAGAAGTGCAACTGCAATAGTGTCCTTAACCACACGTTTCAGTGCTCCAATTAATGTTATTCTAAGAAAATGGCCATGCAGCCTTTGAGCCAAGACTTTTTTATGCCAGGCAAAGCAAAGTTCGTTTTCGAAACCACATGTTCATAACCGCAGAATACATCTACAACACAATTATGAAGCCGTCTatgttttcaaacatttcaacaaacaACATCTTGTCTAGAACATGGCTTTCACACAGAAAACTCCCTTGTTtaagaatgaaaatgaaatacgTTTTTGTTTTGGGGTTTTTAAGGATATATGTGTGTGGGCTCTGAATTTACATGCACATAACACCGTCTTGTAAAAATATACCAAACAAACACCTCTCTGGATTTTTCACACTTTTCCAAACATCTATTAAACTGTTTCAGTTTAGATGGAAAATTTGATATATCagattgttttaataattttaattcaGTTAATACTTTTTTAATCCTTTTAGCCACTCTccaaaaaaagaatgaatgtaAGATTTCAATATAGTATATTTCTCAATCAATAGGGTTAAGTTTAGGTGTGCCAGGGCTACTGTGTGTACATGCTGACAATACTAACAGCTGAAAGAGATTACCTGCAGATGCTGTGTAACTAGCACTCACGTTTCAATTATTATCCCTAAGTGCGAAGCGAAAAGTGCTGCAAAATTGTCACAAGTGTTTGGGGTCTTTTATGTGTACATTTTCCACATAATAAGGGCTTAATTTAGTCAAGCTGTTGTAAAACTGTTACAGACGGTTGAAAAAAAATCGATAGAACCATTGTCACAGATTCTcttttatatgttgttttatCCTTTGGCAGGGCAAAATTGAAAATCTATTTCTCATCAATAAACAAGTtactaaaacatgtttttgagtcAGTATTTGTTATATTAAATCAACATAAGCAGAGCGGGAGAAAACTTCAACTGCAGTCTCACAATGACAGCAGTCCTGCTGTATTACAAACTTGATCATCGTGAAATCTAATTTACGTTACGGAACGGCACTCAAACCGCAGCTACAAACTGCTCGGCTGTCTGGTTTCAGTCAGATTTATTCAGACAGCCGGTACGCTGTAACCTATCAATATGAGTGCTGAAATAAATATGTGCTCCCACGCACGGCGTGAAACCGGCTTTACAGCGGATGGTTTTACTACACAAACTCTGGTGTGGTCTCAAAATGAAAGCTGGCCTTGATTGTCGTAAGAGATGTGATAACCGTAGTATATAAGCAAATAATAAGCAAAACTTGCCCAACACAATGCATACAACAAAATGGCAGAAGGGTACTGTGTCACTAAATCACACAGATTTGCTAAACCAGCAactttttggtaacactttacaataaggttgtatttattaacatcaGTAAATACAGTAACATAAGCATTGTAAATGATTTGATTAACCCTCCTATTATCCTATGGGTCAATTTGACCCCATTCAATGTTTAACGTCTGTAAATACATGATTGACATAAATTGTTTTGCTTCAGATTTAATGACttttacttatttaatgggaACAACTCAGTAAACACACAATTAATATGATGTTATTTTTTCAATGTCTTCTACACATTTTGTAGCATCAGTGTTCCTTGGGGTCAATTTGACCCCAGGCTCTTTTAGCtgtataaaacataataaatttCAACTAATTTCACACTAATTTGTTTTGTGTGATATTGAGGTCACTATAACAtgctattattttataatattccctataattgtatattttaagtaaaatattCAACAAAGATATAAATTACCTGACACAAACCTTTTAGTAAAATATCACATTCTGGAGGTTTAAATTGCTAGATGTTATCAGATTTTAGGGTAACAGGAGGGTTAAATTACACTAAAATGATTGAATTTCAGAAAATTTCACCAGTGTGCCCGAGTGGCATGCCACCATCAGTCTGTCCGACATGCCTCGGTATTTGAGCTATCCTGGATTATTAACAATGCAAATGATGCAAAAAAGCTTTTTCCACACTACTGCAAGGAATATTCTTCATGTGCTACAGCATGCAGAATGTATGAAGAAAGCATTGGAATTACTCACCTGCTTCATTAAGCAGAGaattaaaaatgttagcaaatATTCAAACCTCATAAAAGTCAACCGCAAGTATGCCCAGGTGAATAGATATACTTTATATTTATTGAATATAGTTTAATTTCCATTACACCACATTACAAGATACTGTAAAGCAAATACGTTCAAACGGTTTCGCTTCTTTTATATTACTTGTATTGAGATCTATTGAAAGCCTAGAagccaataaaaaaaataaatctattttaattggcagatacatttaaacataaataatctGTATATATGTCATATTGTACATATGCTGATACATTTGCATCCTAATTTCTGTATTCACTAAAGATAAAGATGAGAACATGTTTGAAAATAGATGGAAAAATAAGAGAAAAGTGAATGTAAAAACTAGATGACATATTTAGCATTGAGGCACACAAGACGAGAACTCAGCAGGACTCTAACATGTCTAATCGATCATGACTGTAGCTTTCCAAGCATACACTCACACATTCTTGGATCAACACTATTGTCTGGGATTTTTACCCACTggacataaaaatatactgatcATCAGCGCTGTTTTTTTTtgcttcttttgcttgtttcCTTCTTTTGGCCAAGCGTAATGGAAAATCTTTCATCAATAATCCAGCTCGAACACATGCTTTTTGGATCTGCATAGTAAATAAAACTTTGTCTAGCTTAtgatatttaaatgatattaacaatacacaataaagtcATTTACGACAGAAGGTGTGCATTTTGTGTTACACCTCCAAAAGATGTGAGACTATCAGCCCATAGATAAACCCATTtcttttgtattgtatttactCTAAAATACCTCTCACCATgtataaaacaatagaaacacTATAGGAGGATGGTGCTGACATCATGCACCAATATATAGGTAGAAAAATCTCTTTGTATACATTTATGACAGAATACGATCTGGTGAATGCCATTCAAAACGAACACAGGGAGCAGGAGGAATTTTACTGTAAGGAATGCAGTCAAGGCAGATAAGAGTCCACTGTCCTCAAGTCTTTTAGTATTGCATCCAACAGTCTTTGTCTCTAGCATTGTGGGGTTCGATGTGTCCTTTGCTCATCCATAAAGTTTGAACAGACAACCGCTTTCACGgtgaagtcaaatgatgtctTACGATGCTGCGTGACGGTCCAAAGGGCAGCTATGCAGTCTGTTGTATTTGATCCACCAGATATAGCCGAGGCTATACCCCCAACAACATGCCCATGAAATCAGAGCCATTCTGTATTGTGATCGATGCTCCAGCTGCATTGTCCACAAATATGGAGGTGTACTGGCCAGCCTAGAAAAGAACACATCACATTACGATTACGAAATACAGCACGGCTCTGAGCTCTGGCGTTCACTTCAAAGACGTACGGTTCGATTTTTATTTGAACtaagcatttaaaaacacagtttGGTAAATTGATTTTAGAGTTCAGTGCCAGAAATAGGTGCCAGAAATAGCATATAAAAGAGCAGAGGAGCAAAAGATTAGATTTTAATAAGAATATAAAACTCTAACTCCAGTTATTCAACTCAATGAAGTAAGTTGGACTGTGTGGGTCAGGTTCCCCAAAGCTTACCTGAAGTTCCAGCAGTCCATGGACATACACTGTAAATATCTTGCTGTTACTCTCAAGACCAACAATCACTTCCAATGATCTGCACAAAGGTATAAAGAATATGAAGAATATTAAAGAATGGGAAAATGATTTGAAGGCAGAAACTGTGTTTGTATGACAGTCCATATATTTTGTTACTTAGATCAATGTGCGCAACGTGTGTTAATGTGTTACTTTATTACATGCTTctgttcttttaaaataaatataaatgatgttGTACCCAGTTACACTCATTTTGTCCAGTGATAAATCTGAAGAATTACCTGTCAAGAGCTTTGTAGCTAAAACCGACAGGGACCCTATATGTCAAAGGTTGGCCAGTTAAGGTTACCAAGGTGACAGGGACCAGACGGAAGGTGAGAGGACATTTTTTAAAGGCCTGCTTTACTTTAACACAGGAAATGCCTTGCTGGTTCCACGCAAGCTAGAACAGACAAGATGCTTTATAGTGCTAAGATGCCGGACTAACAACCAACATAAACTGGAAGAGTTTGTCCAGAATttcaacctctctctctcccccaccTCCTGTACCGCTAATAGTATTTTTCTTTTAagcaaaatcatttttgttcGATTTGTGAAagaggatttttatgacatgcACTCGCACGCCTAAGCCGCTAAAATAAAAACCACATGCTCGGAATTTATAAAGAAGCTCAAGAAAAATACTCATTTTCATCTGAAGTAATGTACTCATTTAGGTCTGAGTCATGAATTTATATTGGAGTCATGAATTTATGTGGATGTGGTCTGTGGACACGGAGTCAAAAATCGTGCATTTGTCTCTAATATATAGGTGCTGCATGGGGGTAAATTATACATAATGTAATCATAATAACTTTTCAGGCAAAAGATGTTGGTGTCAGCTCTTCTTCTGGATAGTTTTGCTGACTGAATTGACACTGTCTGGCAGGAAGACCTGAATTCACCAACATTGACAAGCCGTTTTTTGTGGCCGGCCTTTCACGCTGTAagaccttaaagtgatagttcacccaaaaatgaaaattctgtcatcatttactcaccctcatgtcatttcaatcctgtatgactttctttcttccggagaacacaaaagaagatattttgaggaaagtTGGTatccgaacagcactggaccccattcacttctgttgtacggacacaaaaccaatgcaagtgggtggggtccagttaacaacattcttcaaaatatcttcttttgtgttctgcggaagaaacaaagtcatacaggtttggagggtgagtaaatgatgacagaatttttatttgtgggtgaactatccctttaagttgtaAGAGTTTGTTTTCAAATCATGATTTTTTGTCATGATTTTATCTTGAATTTACACCATTCATTGTCAACTGCATGGAAAACAGTGACCagtacatttctcaaaatgtctttattttatgtttcacaGAAGTAACGAAATttgtgatgaatttatgaaaggACTTTAACTTTCTGCAAACTGGAAGGAAACTTACGTATATCTGTGGCAGAGTGATTCAATGCAGATCAAAACTCTCACATTGTCTCTGGCTCTCAGCTGGTTCTTACTTTTCTTCACTTCAGTGTGATCTGCAAAAAAGAACACGATAATGCATATGTTTTATCGAATCTGAGTGTAAACCGACATCTTAAATAAATGCAGGCAGAtattaacatgtttaaaaaacacattttccctTTTGTCACACGGAAATAAAGGCTGTTGTATGAAGAGTCAAGTCTGTTGAAGTCTTGTGTTTGACAAAGTTTTGTATCTGGGGCATATGATGCCGGTCCTGTTTGACCTCCGGCCGCATCTAAATATTGGTCTCTTCTATAAGTCTGTAGAGGATTTGTGAATTTGTTTGGGGATGTTGATTTTATTCTGCCACAGTCTACTGCAGAGAGCCAACTCCTTTTCCCGGAGCTGCATGGTGGCGCCACAGCTAAGAAGAGTTTTGTGTTTAGAGTCCCTGAGGCTTGTTTGAGCGCAACTCCACATCAGTATTCCCACTATGGAGAGGATGAAGTCAACACGATTACTCCCACCCCAAAAGCATCGACCAACAACTTGGCtgtgcacttttttttattgttaattgcAAGACATTGTGCGAGACACCCCCAGTCTCTGAAAAATGCATAACGGTTGGAATGTAAGTTACAGGGGAATGCAATCCATGTGTTGAGATCGTGCCAAGTCTGAAACACACGGTGCCATCTACTGATGTTTGCGTAATGCATGTGTTTTACGGGTTTGTTTTTATAGCAGAGAAATCTTCAGTAGGTAAGAAATCAGTAATGCTGTTGTTGTCGTTTTAttagaatgtaggaaagcaaacatttctgAGGTACTTTTGACTGTCATTGTAAGTTTTCatactagtcaatggtggccaagaactgtttggttgcaagcattcttccaaatatattcatCAGAACTTCACCTGGCTTCAccttacttcaaatataaatacttttgtgcagttttgacaaatattaatcaattattattcagcatcatcttattttaaattgatgatttaagCATGATTAAGACTAACTTCTTTTGATTATGATATAACCTACAGAAAGTAGAGAATAATTCATGGTTTAAGTCTCCAATGAATGCTTAGGCTCTCTCTTCCTGCAGGTCAGTGTGACTGTGAAAAGGGACTTCTTATCATCATGTTCAGAAAACATCTTCTGTTAGCACAGACTCTACCCTTGAGGAGTTTGTGTATGCGTGATTGTATTGTTTCAGGAAAGTGAGAAAGGGTGGAAAAACACGAGACGGACGTAACGTCatgttttaatttgtattatagTACATGCCTGTCATCTTTGATAATCTATAGGACTGTATGTCCTGTCTCATgactccagaagtgtttgagagctTTCTGTTCTTGTATAAGTGAGTATCTATTGATAACCAATCATGTGAGCTTGATTTACCTAAGTAATGATGTagttcagtggttctcaaccaggGGGGCGCAGAGGTGCTGCAGGTGGGGCGTGACGGTTCCCCGAAACACTCACTTTTGGAACCCGATCGTGAATGCACGGAGGTACGCGATTGCAAATTGACCGAGGGCAATGTTCCGTCTGAAGCTGCGCGCGTGAGACTCATTGtaggtcctgggcagtgcaatTTTAGGCTGCGCACAGAAGCTTAATATCTACAAAGAAGGCAATCGTCCACTCAGGAAGCAGCAGCAATTACCTCTACATCATCTTAAGAAACAGGTAGATCATATaagtatgtttgtctttcagactgtaatttcagaataagcgcaagtctctctctctcccgatgaTTCAGAGTGTGCGTGAAGGGAGTggcgtgtaaataaagtgccttttcatatatttttgaacttggacggctgtttaaagctgttgacagttattaaagatgtaaaaCGCTATTTTCGACAGGGACACCACACCGCGTCTGTATTATAAACTGCGAATAAACTCTCGCTCGTGTTAAAATCACGAAACGCGCACCGTTCTCGTgatctggcagattaatccttttggaataatgcccaaaacactatatttttgtaatggttttaatgcaaaaagctaatggttcacaatggtattttaatggaaaccattcatttctgtgatggtttcttttgtttttatcagcagggttgttacatttatattctGATCTCTTGAGCtcaatctgtcatatacaggtattttctgcttctttatatatagtttatatatctaacatattttacacattatcttatctatcctcaatgtacagtatggggTGGGGGGGCGCCAGTTCTTaaaatgggtttacaggggGGCGCGACCgtgaaaaggttgagaaccactgacgtAGTTAGTTGACTTTTTGGATGTAAGGCAGGTCGGCCTGTGGAACTCCTtgagagtgctgaagctgaCTTCTGCTGGAAAAACTACAAACTATTTTTCCTCAGTAATTTTTCTTCGATTGATTGCATTCCTGACTCTTTGTCTTCATTCATCATAACTGGTCTACAGGTCTTTACTGTAATTCCCCTAcaataaagatttggaacaactcaagggtgagtaaataatgaaattaatttttatttttgggtgaactttttaaataaagtcttcTTCCCAGATGTCTGTCCTTAAAAAAATCTTGTGTCATACCTCCAAAGTTTTAGAAGAGATCTTTACATACAAACTGTGCTCGGATTTGTCAAAACACCAAAGTCTAAAATTTGTCAAAAGCCAGAGATTTCAATATGTTCTTCCAAATTTCAATTATCTGATCTAAGctgtcaacatttattttttacacttactgtacagtatgtcaacaaatgtctcatttttctttttatttcgcCTATCTCAGTCAAAGATACTTAAATATAACCTTTTTGAGAATTCCATTAAAACTGCTGAACTATTAAAGAGCCAAAACTTTATATGTAAAATAATCCTATTATTATTCCTATGTTATTATTCTTCAAACCACTAATGATAATATCCACAGAACTTTTCTCTtacacaaaagtaaaaaataaaagattctGATTATGAGAGGTAAATGTTTGTTGAAGTGAAACTTTTCTTTCCTTACCAATATGAACATTGGCAGAGAACTGATAAATTCCAGTTACGGGGGCTGTAAACCGGCCAGTGGACTGATCCATCCCCGTTCCTCTGAGGAAGGCACCTTTGGCAGGAGGCTAAAGGTATGAGACAGGTGAGAATTATAGAGGGCTTACAAGAAACATTGCACATCAAATAACCAGTTCCTATACTTGAGAATATGAAGCAGAAGCTATAAGTCAAACATTAACAGCAGTCACTCCTTATAAAAATAGTTCAAGATGTATGTGGGGCATAAAGAtatcatacacaaacacataaactgCTGACTACCATTCCAAGCATTAAAGACAAATTTGTCTTCAGCTGAATTTTTGCCCTTCACGCTCTAATAAACTCACTTACAAATCGAAGGATCCCGCATACAGCATTCCAAAATGAACCAGTTTTAGGGCTCAGTTTGGGAGCACATAACCATTAAATGGCTAGAAATATGTCGATATCTGCCAAGAATCCTCCGATTCTGTTTTTGATCATAACTGCAGCCATGTAGCCATGCCAGACCACATTATTCTGCATTACGCCTCCAGAACCCACCAAAAGTTCCAGACTCAGACGCTTTTATAATGAGTGCTCCGATTAGTGTGCTAAACACCCTTTCACTTATGCCAGTTCTGTGCTGTCAGCttaaaacacatacaataaATGCCTTTCTCATACATTTCAGAATAAGAGGAGTTTGATTTCTTTTGACAATGTCTAAATTGGATGAACTCGTGTTGATGTGCAAAACTGTTATGTGACAGATTTGAAGGGATCTATATGATCCTCAATTCGTTATTATGGAAAAGCGATATTCAGACATCTTTGGATGATTTATGATACTTCCTGGGCATAAATgtgaaaaggtttttttttatacTGAAATGGTGGTCTTATAAAATCTACTGTTGTCTACATCAAATCAATAGCTATTTTTTCCATGACTTACTCcccaaaaacatgattttcagtGTCCGTCAGTTGTTGACATAAACTAGCTTAATCAGAATACCACAGGCCGTGGCTCTTCCCTGAAACAGCGTTCTGTTTCAAATAGTGTCTATTTTTATCCACACAACTCACTAGTTCAGAACCTCAGACAGAGTACCTTTTGTGCATTGCATTGGATGTCATTTTTAGGAGGACCTGGCTGAGTAAATTATTGGCCAATCCAGCATCTCATTTCTAGGTTCATAAAACAAGAACCAATCAGGAGGTTACCATCACAGATGGCTCTCAATTCAGTTGTGAAGCACACTCAGGTTGGAGGCTTTTGGAAATGGCCTAGTATTCTGTAAAACTGTCACTATAGACACAACAACGCAGTTCGAAGCTAAATGGAgccaagacaaaacaaaaccatttcaaatcaTTTGATGGAATTTCAAGAGCTTAACCTGCTTATCACGTGCACTTTTGTTGTATCTTTTAGTATGTTTCTAAATCACTGGAAATCATTCATATTGACATTAATTCAAATCTGCTACTCTCAGATTTTATATGCGccttttccttcttttttgttggCCCATCAACATTATTGTGCTCAAGTCAACATAAGGCATTCATTTAAGAATACTAAcaataaaaagtgaaaagcagGAAAGAGAAAAATAGAAGGTATATTCTTTCTTAAACAATTCACTTAATGCCAATATGTGTCACTTATAGGCGATCACATTTAGGCGCACTTGTTCTGTCTTGTAAGTAGCTCATAATGTGTGTTATGTTAGTACgcttaaaggaacagctcacccaaaaatgctcttggccaccattgaatTCCGTACTAGGAAAAAATgctctatacatttctttgttcggttgaacacataagaagatattttgaagaatgtacaaaagcaaacagttctggggcacttttgactaccactgtaattttttctactgtgatagtcaatggtggccaagaacagtttggttacaagcattcttccaaatatctttctctgtgttcatcagaacaaagatatttatacagatttgaaacaactcgagggtcagtaaatgatgacagaattttaagggtgaactgtccctttaagttttaGATGTATGTATATGATAGAGACCAAATGCATCTTAATGAGAGACCGCAGAAACACACACTTTGTTGATTTATAACCCTCTGTCACCTCTCAAAATATGACTTATCATACGAGTGTTTGATGAAGTAAATGTTTCCGCTAACAGCACAATGTGATTCTATGATTTACCTACCGTCTGAAAGTTCTGCAGCTCTGCCAAAGTTTTCTTGTCCACAACTACAGGGCCTTTGAGTTTGCAGTGAAACGCTTCTTCAATTCTCCTGTAGGAGGTCAAGCTCTCTAGGTTAAGGAGAGATGTGGGCAGCTGACTGGGTTCGTTGGGTCTGTCCACTGCAGCTCGCCTCTCTGTGGCCTCTGTTCAAGCAAACATCATGTGTATCTCAAAATGTCCAACTAATCTTCATGATAGCAAGATGACGAACAGAAAACGCCGTAGGAAAATGTAGATGCACATTGGGGGCCCTCACCTTTGATCATTTCTTTGAACTCTCGCAGGAGGACCTCTTGAGTGACCTCTGCCCCGGGAGATCCTGGAGGTCCCTGAGGCCCTGGTGGACCTGGAGGGCCTGGGGGACCAGGCTGAtagtcaaaataaataaaactgttatATATACTAACATCAAATCAACCTCATGAAGACGTACAGTAAAGTTCTCTCAATGCTCAAATGGTATTTCACTTTATATGATAACATGTCACCACTTGAAATCTTTAGGAATGTATTATGCAAAgcatgatgaattccatgctAGGGATAAATTATGCATTAACAGATTTACATTCgcaggttttttttacattaagtgCAGTGCGTCCGTAATTGtgctttttagtttttattgccaCCTAAAGCCGTAGCCTTCAGCATTAGC
Proteins encoded:
- the c1qtnf12 gene encoding adipolin is translated as MRFWLLAVVTAVLWSHCILLGWAEGRKARKRPKDTNPQYTEAFNSTVSNSEEQEDSMRVSENQRVDPLGSWMDFVKRPVGNFPGKCRKRKRPLPGPPGPPGPPGPQGPPGSPGAEVTQEVLLREFKEMIKEATERRAAVDRPNEPSQLPTSLLNLESLTSYRRIEEAFHCKLKGPVVVDKKTLAELQNFQTPPAKGAFLRGTGMDQSTGRFTAPVTGIYQFSANVHIDHTEVKKSKNQLRARDNVRVLICIESLCHRYTSLEVIVGLESNSKIFTVYVHGLLELQAGQYTSIFVDNAAGASITIQNGSDFMGMLLGV